The proteins below come from a single Limosilactobacillus reuteri genomic window:
- a CDS encoding DUF7010 family protein yields MGELEKLKQDCIVKQKRGLHIIIASIVVWGGILAVELLNVPVLTKNLFVFVCTALLLPISYFISRLINVDFQNKTNPLTKLGMLFSMNQLLYLLIAMWIYLTIPNKMLMVLAIIFGAHLLPCSWLYNSRAYFISSIVISILALLVGTNFKPFILASVMLTIVVAFCITLILENHQLD; encoded by the coding sequence ATGGGAGAATTAGAAAAGTTAAAGCAAGACTGTATAGTAAAACAAAAGCGTGGGTTGCATATAATAATTGCTTCGATCGTAGTATGGGGTGGTATTCTTGCAGTAGAACTACTTAATGTTCCCGTTCTTACTAAAAACTTATTCGTATTTGTCTGTACGGCCTTACTTTTACCAATATCTTATTTCATATCGCGATTAATTAATGTGGATTTTCAAAATAAGACAAATCCGTTAACTAAGTTGGGGATGTTATTTTCGATGAATCAGCTTTTGTATCTTCTAATTGCAATGTGGATTTATCTGACTATTCCCAATAAAATGCTAATGGTGTTAGCGATAATATTTGGTGCTCATTTACTGCCATGTAGTTGGTTGTATAATTCTAGGGCTTATTTTATTTCATCGATAGTAATTTCAATATTAGCTTTATTGGTGGGAACTAATTTTAAACCGTTTATTTTAGCATCAGTTATGCTTACCATAGTAGTAGCATTTTGCATTACCTTAATATTAGAAAATCATCAACTTGACTGA
- the lysS gene encoding lysine--tRNA ligase has translation MSQELDQMRVRREKMEELKEAGIEPFGRRFKRDHLAQDLHDKFDQYDKEELNEMGAKVIIAGRMTRKRSSGKAGFADFVDRTGKIQVYARKDMVGDEPYHVFKRSDIGDFLGIEGDVIKTDTGELTVRAHKITFLSKALRPLPNKWDGVTDPETIYRQRYLDLISNPESFKRFHQRTAIIKAVRKYMDDNGFTEVETPILNTQAGGANARPFITHHNALDIDMYLRIATELYLKRLIVGGFERVYELGRIFRNEGMDPHHNPEFTTMETYAAYFDFQDVMDETEGIVKAAAKVVSDDGKITYQGHEIDLGGNFKRITMVDAVKEKTGIDFSDESMTDEDAKKLADEHKIEYKPYWTKGHILNAFFEEFVEDTLIQPTFVYEFPVEVSPLAKRNADNPAMTDRFELYVDGSELANAFSELNDPIDQKERFEMQAKEKANGNDEAEPVDLDYVQALEYGMPPTGGLGIGIDRLVMLLTDAKSIRDVILFPTMRPEKETKNDSKKKKNKKK, from the coding sequence GTGTCACAAGAACTAGATCAAATGCGCGTTCGGCGTGAAAAAATGGAAGAGTTAAAAGAAGCGGGGATTGAACCGTTTGGCCGTCGCTTCAAACGAGACCATCTTGCCCAAGACTTGCATGATAAGTTTGATCAATACGATAAAGAAGAATTAAACGAGATGGGCGCCAAAGTAATTATTGCGGGTCGAATGACAAGAAAGCGGAGTAGTGGTAAGGCTGGTTTCGCTGACTTTGTTGATCGGACTGGTAAGATTCAAGTTTACGCTCGTAAGGATATGGTCGGGGATGAGCCTTACCATGTTTTCAAGCGGTCAGATATTGGTGACTTCCTTGGAATTGAAGGGGATGTTATCAAGACGGATACAGGTGAATTAACTGTTCGTGCACATAAAATTACCTTCTTGTCAAAAGCATTGCGTCCGCTTCCTAATAAGTGGGATGGGGTTACTGATCCTGAAACTATCTATCGTCAGCGCTACCTTGATTTAATTTCTAACCCAGAAAGTTTCAAGCGTTTCCACCAACGGACAGCGATCATCAAGGCCGTCCGGAAGTACATGGATGATAATGGCTTTACAGAGGTAGAAACCCCAATTTTGAACACTCAAGCTGGTGGTGCTAATGCGCGTCCATTTATCACTCACCACAATGCACTTGATATTGATATGTACTTGCGGATTGCTACCGAATTGTACCTTAAGCGGTTAATCGTTGGTGGCTTTGAACGAGTATACGAATTGGGACGGATTTTCCGGAATGAAGGGATGGATCCTCACCATAACCCTGAATTTACTACAATGGAAACTTATGCTGCTTACTTCGACTTCCAAGATGTTATGGATGAAACAGAGGGAATCGTTAAGGCAGCAGCTAAAGTTGTTTCAGATGATGGAAAGATTACTTACCAAGGACATGAAATCGACCTTGGAGGAAACTTTAAACGGATTACGATGGTGGATGCCGTTAAGGAAAAGACTGGCATTGACTTCAGCGATGAATCAATGACGGACGAAGATGCTAAGAAGTTAGCCGATGAACATAAGATTGAATATAAGCCTTACTGGACAAAGGGCCATATCTTGAATGCATTCTTTGAAGAGTTCGTTGAAGATACACTTATTCAACCAACTTTTGTCTATGAATTCCCAGTTGAAGTTTCACCATTAGCAAAGCGGAATGCTGATAATCCTGCGATGACTGACCGTTTCGAATTGTATGTTGACGGTAGCGAATTGGCAAATGCCTTTAGTGAATTAAACGATCCAATTGACCAGAAGGAACGTTTTGAAATGCAAGCAAAGGAAAAAGCTAACGGTAATGATGAAGCTGAACCAGTCGACTTAGATTACGTTCAAGCCCTCGAATACGGAATGCCACCTACTGGGGGACTTGGTATTGGAATCGATCGTCTTGTAATGCTCCTTACTGATGCTAAATCTATTCGGGATGTTATTCTCTTCCCAACTATGCGTCCGGAAAAGGAAACTAAGAACGATTCAAAGAAAAAGAAGAACAAGAAGAAGTAA
- the dusB gene encoding tRNA dihydrouridine synthase DusB, whose product MKWKIGNVEIPNQVVVAPMAGVTNSAFRVICKRFGAGYVVCEMISDRGIVYHNQRTLNMMDVDPEEHPMGIQIFGGTKETLVEAAKYVDQHTAADVIDINMGCPVNKVVKTDAGARWLLDPNKVYEMVSYVTDAVKKPVTVKMRTGWDDKHILAVENALAAERAGASAIAMHGRTRKQMYTGQADWNILKEVASQLKIPFMANGDVKTPEDAKKILDMTGATAAMIGRAAMGNPWMLKRTEHYLETGELLPEATPEQKIEMAKDHLNRLVDLKGEYVGVREFRGLSTYYIKGIPRAARTKVALVEAETLDEMNDIFDRFAEQTAERAAKRQQA is encoded by the coding sequence ATGAAATGGAAGATCGGTAACGTTGAAATTCCTAATCAAGTTGTTGTTGCACCAATGGCTGGAGTAACCAATTCAGCCTTTCGGGTTATCTGTAAAAGATTTGGTGCTGGCTACGTTGTCTGTGAAATGATCTCAGACCGTGGCATTGTGTATCATAATCAACGAACTTTAAATATGATGGATGTCGACCCGGAAGAACATCCAATGGGAATTCAAATTTTTGGCGGAACCAAAGAGACATTAGTTGAGGCTGCTAAGTATGTAGATCAACATACAGCAGCTGACGTGATTGATATAAATATGGGGTGTCCTGTTAATAAGGTTGTAAAAACTGACGCGGGTGCACGGTGGTTACTGGATCCTAATAAAGTCTATGAAATGGTGTCATATGTTACTGATGCTGTTAAGAAGCCAGTTACCGTTAAGATGCGAACTGGTTGGGACGACAAGCATATTTTAGCTGTTGAAAATGCTTTAGCAGCTGAACGTGCAGGAGCTAGCGCGATTGCGATGCATGGTCGAACTCGAAAACAAATGTATACGGGACAAGCAGATTGGAATATACTAAAAGAAGTAGCGAGTCAATTGAAAATTCCGTTCATGGCTAATGGTGATGTGAAGACACCAGAAGATGCTAAGAAGATTCTTGATATGACTGGCGCAACCGCCGCAATGATCGGTCGGGCAGCAATGGGTAACCCATGGATGCTAAAGCGGACTGAACATTACTTAGAGACTGGTGAGCTGCTCCCAGAAGCAACCCCAGAACAAAAGATTGAAATGGCCAAAGATCATCTTAATCGTTTAGTTGATTTAAAGGGTGAATATGTTGGAGTTCGTGAGTTCCGTGGGTTATCCACGTACTATATCAAGGGTATTCCGCGTGCTGCCCGGACTAAGGTAGCGTTAGTCGAGGCAGAAACACTTGATGAAATGAACGATATTTTTGACCGCTTTGCTGAACAAACTGCAGAACGAGCTGCAAAAAGACAGCAAGCTTAA
- the hslO gene encoding Hsp33 family molecular chaperone HslO, which yields MKTTDYLVKSMTKDGKFRAYAVNATQVVQKAHEIHDTWSASSAALGRTLIGTILLATSSLQGEAGMTVKIQGNGPVGFIIADGTAEGTVKGYMGNPHVSLPANDKGKIDVAKAIGNQGTLSVTKMAPGDKTPYTGEVNLVSGELGDDFTYYLAQSEQIPSAVGLSVFVNPDENIDVAGGFMIQVMPGASDEEISKLEKTLKSLPLVSQMLRDGDTPEDILKKIFGDDLKILETMPVRYACDCSKERFAHALASISKDDMKKLIDEDHHAEAVCQFCGKKYEFSEDELKKIYAEMTANDDKKSTDEK from the coding sequence ATGAAAACAACAGATTATTTAGTAAAGTCAATGACTAAGGATGGAAAGTTTCGGGCTTATGCTGTAAATGCTACCCAAGTCGTTCAAAAGGCACACGAAATTCATGATACATGGAGTGCTTCTTCGGCTGCCCTTGGTCGAACGTTAATTGGAACGATTCTCTTGGCTACTTCTAGTTTACAAGGAGAAGCAGGAATGACGGTTAAGATTCAGGGAAATGGTCCAGTTGGCTTTATTATTGCGGATGGAACTGCTGAAGGAACCGTAAAAGGCTACATGGGTAATCCACACGTTTCTTTACCAGCCAATGATAAGGGGAAGATCGATGTCGCAAAGGCAATTGGTAATCAAGGAACTCTTTCTGTAACCAAGATGGCTCCTGGCGACAAGACACCATATACCGGCGAAGTAAATTTAGTTTCTGGTGAACTTGGTGATGACTTTACTTACTACCTTGCTCAATCTGAACAAATTCCTTCAGCAGTTGGCCTTTCAGTATTCGTTAACCCTGATGAAAATATTGACGTTGCTGGTGGCTTCATGATTCAAGTAATGCCTGGTGCTAGCGATGAAGAAATCAGCAAGCTTGAAAAGACATTGAAGAGCTTGCCATTGGTATCACAAATGTTACGTGATGGTGATACGCCAGAAGATATTTTAAAGAAAATTTTTGGTGATGACTTAAAGATCCTTGAAACGATGCCGGTTCGTTATGCATGTGATTGCTCGAAGGAGCGTTTTGCACATGCCCTTGCAAGTATTTCTAAAGATGATATGAAGAAATTGATTGACGAAGACCACCATGCGGAAGCTGTTTGCCAATTCTGCGGGAAGAAGTACGAATTTAGCGAAGACGAATTAAAGAAGATCTACGCGGAAATGACTGCAAATGATGATAAAAAATCAACAGATGAAAAGTAA
- the ftsH gene encoding ATP-dependent zinc metalloprotease FtsH → MNNNRKKNNFTHNVLFYAVMFLCIMGIAYFFFGGNASTGQSKTVSQSEFISELKSNKVKSVQLQPNGGVYKVTGTYRKPQSNNDNSANNTGFALTPQRNNKVTQFQSSVLESDVTVSQLQNYANRHNVKISTRAEESNSVWMNLLLTVLPLVIMIFFFYMMMGQAGQGGGGRGVMSFGKTKAKPSDAKKNKVRFSDVAGEEEEKQELVEIVEFLKNPKKFTKLGARIPSGVLLEGPPGTGKTLLAKAVAGESGVPFFSISGSDFVEMFVGVGASRVRDLFDQAKKAAPAIIFIDEIDAVGRRRGNGMGGGHDEREQTLNQLLVEMDGFQGDEGIIVMAATNRSDVLDPALLRPGRFDRKILVGRPDVKGREAILRVHAKNKPMASDVDLKEIAKQTPGFVGADLANLLNEAALLAARRNKTEIDAADLDEAEDRVIAGPAKHNRVQSEQERKTVAYHEAGHTIVGLVLNDARVVHKVTIVPRGRAGGYAIMLPREDQMLMSKKNAMEQIAGLMGGRAAEELVFKSQSSGASNDFEQATQIARSMVTQYGMSDKIGPVELQSSGQVFTGQGYDQSPYSEKTAALVDEEVRRILTEGHETALHIIETHREQHKQIAEALLKYETLDEKQILSLYKTGKVPDKDVAAEDEEARAQTFEESKRELERLENERHDEAKDNQNDSSDTKSDNSNDSQSSDDSDNSEDK, encoded by the coding sequence ATGAACAACAATCGTAAAAAAAATAATTTTACTCATAACGTTCTCTTCTATGCCGTGATGTTCTTGTGTATTATGGGAATCGCCTACTTCTTCTTTGGGGGCAATGCCTCAACAGGACAAAGTAAGACAGTTTCCCAAAGCGAGTTTATCTCCGAACTGAAGAGTAATAAGGTTAAGAGCGTTCAGCTTCAGCCAAATGGTGGGGTATATAAGGTTACGGGTACTTACCGTAAACCTCAGTCAAACAATGACAATTCCGCCAACAATACTGGCTTTGCTCTTACACCACAACGAAACAATAAGGTAACTCAATTCCAAAGTTCTGTTTTGGAAAGTGACGTAACTGTTAGTCAACTTCAAAACTATGCTAACCGTCATAATGTAAAGATTAGTACTCGTGCTGAAGAATCTAATAGTGTCTGGATGAACCTGTTGTTGACTGTCTTGCCATTGGTCATCATGATTTTCTTCTTCTACATGATGATGGGCCAAGCTGGTCAAGGTGGGGGTGGCCGTGGAGTGATGAGCTTTGGTAAGACCAAGGCCAAGCCATCTGATGCTAAGAAAAACAAAGTTCGTTTCTCAGATGTTGCCGGTGAAGAAGAAGAGAAACAAGAATTGGTTGAAATCGTTGAATTCTTGAAGAATCCAAAGAAATTCACTAAGCTTGGTGCTCGTATTCCATCTGGTGTTTTACTGGAGGGGCCTCCAGGTACTGGTAAGACCTTGCTAGCTAAGGCGGTTGCCGGTGAATCAGGGGTACCATTCTTCTCAATCTCTGGTTCTGACTTTGTTGAAATGTTCGTCGGTGTTGGTGCTAGTCGTGTTCGTGACTTATTTGATCAAGCCAAGAAAGCTGCTCCAGCAATCATCTTTATTGATGAAATTGATGCCGTTGGTCGGCGCCGTGGAAATGGCATGGGCGGCGGTCACGATGAACGTGAACAAACCTTGAACCAATTGTTAGTTGAAATGGATGGTTTCCAAGGCGATGAAGGAATCATCGTCATGGCAGCTACTAACCGTTCAGATGTCTTGGATCCCGCCCTTTTACGTCCAGGACGTTTTGACCGAAAGATTTTAGTAGGTCGTCCAGATGTTAAGGGTCGTGAAGCCATTTTACGAGTTCATGCTAAGAACAAACCAATGGCAAGCGACGTTGATTTAAAGGAAATTGCTAAACAGACTCCCGGTTTTGTTGGGGCTGACTTAGCTAACCTATTAAACGAAGCGGCCTTATTAGCTGCGCGGCGGAACAAAACTGAAATTGATGCTGCTGACTTAGATGAAGCAGAAGACCGGGTAATTGCTGGACCAGCTAAGCATAACCGTGTCCAATCTGAACAAGAACGAAAGACTGTTGCATACCACGAAGCGGGTCACACGATTGTGGGTCTTGTATTAAATGACGCACGAGTTGTGCACAAGGTTACCATTGTCCCACGTGGTCGCGCAGGTGGATATGCTATCATGCTTCCACGTGAAGATCAGATGTTAATGTCGAAAAAGAATGCGATGGAACAAATCGCTGGTCTGATGGGTGGACGAGCTGCTGAAGAGCTTGTCTTTAAGTCACAATCTTCAGGAGCTTCAAATGACTTTGAACAAGCAACCCAAATTGCTCGTTCGATGGTTACCCAGTACGGAATGAGTGATAAGATTGGTCCGGTAGAACTGCAAAGTTCTGGTCAGGTCTTTACAGGTCAAGGCTATGACCAATCACCTTACTCCGAAAAGACTGCTGCTTTAGTTGATGAAGAAGTACGTCGAATCTTAACTGAAGGGCACGAAACCGCCTTACACATTATTGAGACGCACCGTGAACAACATAAGCAAATCGCTGAAGCATTACTCAAATACGAAACGCTTGATGAAAAACAAATTCTTAGCCTTTATAAGACTGGAAAAGTTCCTGATAAGGATGTGGCTGCTGAAGACGAAGAGGCACGTGCACAAACCTTTGAAGAATCCAAGCGTGAACTTGAACGATTGGAAAATGAGCGTCACGATGAAGCAAAGGATAATCAAAATGATTCATCCGATACTAAGAGTGACAACTCAAATGATTCACAATCAAGTGATGATTCAGACAATTCTGAAGACAAGTAA
- the hpt gene encoding hypoxanthine phosphoribosyltransferase, which yields MNNDIERVLYSEEMLGKRMDELATDLTKDYKDKRPIIISVLSGAVLFTVDMIERLDIMAQIDFIDVSSYFGGLGSTGKVKLIHDLKTDVKDRHVLIMEDIVDTGHTLKYLMDLLADRGAKSIKVCSLLNKPEGREVDVEPDYVGFTVPKEFLVGYGLDYKGFYRNLPYVGILKPSVYQND from the coding sequence ATGAATAACGATATTGAGCGTGTCTTATACAGCGAAGAAATGCTTGGCAAACGAATGGACGAATTAGCAACGGACTTAACAAAAGATTATAAGGATAAACGGCCAATTATCATTTCCGTTCTAAGCGGAGCAGTTTTATTTACTGTTGATATGATTGAACGGCTAGATATCATGGCCCAAATCGACTTTATTGATGTTTCTAGTTATTTTGGTGGCTTAGGTTCGACTGGAAAAGTTAAACTTATTCATGATTTGAAAACAGATGTTAAAGATCGGCATGTTCTAATTATGGAAGATATTGTTGATACCGGTCATACTTTGAAGTACTTGATGGACCTTTTAGCCGACCGGGGAGCAAAGAGCATAAAGGTTTGTTCATTATTAAATAAGCCAGAAGGTCGGGAAGTAGATGTCGAACCTGATTATGTTGGTTTTACGGTTCCTAAAGAGTTCTTGGTAGGGTATGGCCTTGATTACAAAGGATTCTACCGAAATTTACCGTATGTTGGAATTTTGAAGCCATCTGTATACCAAAATGACTAA
- the tilS gene encoding tRNA lysidine(34) synthetase TilS — protein sequence MADLQQAFERHLVRSRFFATQDKVVVAVSTGVDSMVLLDLLQHLPLKYRPQIIVAHMNHELRKQSQLEEQFIRQYCKQNDLKLAVAHWPQDLHPQTGVENAARQARYQFFREVMKDNQASILLTAHHQNDLAETMLMKMARGGQLSQLVGIRDRRPFASGTLIRPLLPFSKQQLKKYALQHHLKWYEDKTNKDLNIQRNRFRHAIIPMLEEENPQLLSHLESYHQQLMDLLAWRDQEVADQLAACVDQQGRMILARLLQNKEIIRKEILRQWFNQQGIYDIKDQQLDELLQILENEQKPQQIIELPHRYILEKAYATCVLKKLDNPLENLQKPQDHVIKLEQWYQVDPINLMAVSAEKSFFNDEEQVVLQWLAPDQFPLRLRQWRQKDRIRLKNGHHQLVKRVLIDQKVSRKQRDQQMVLVDAHDEVVWIVNRKWSWFERPTGYQQTCRSCFIGIKNKEKKVNE from the coding sequence ATGGCGGATTTACAACAAGCATTTGAGCGACACCTAGTAAGGAGTCGCTTTTTTGCTACCCAAGATAAGGTGGTAGTGGCTGTCTCAACCGGAGTCGATTCGATGGTTCTGTTAGATCTCTTGCAACATTTGCCGTTAAAATATCGTCCCCAGATTATCGTTGCCCATATGAACCATGAGTTACGAAAACAAAGCCAGCTTGAAGAACAGTTCATTCGGCAGTATTGTAAACAAAATGATTTAAAACTAGCAGTTGCACACTGGCCACAAGATCTTCATCCACAGACCGGGGTCGAAAACGCTGCTCGTCAAGCACGCTACCAATTTTTCCGGGAAGTGATGAAAGATAATCAGGCAAGCATTCTGCTAACTGCACACCACCAAAATGATCTAGCAGAAACAATGCTGATGAAGATGGCTCGTGGTGGTCAGTTGAGTCAATTAGTGGGAATACGAGATCGGCGACCATTTGCTTCTGGAACCTTAATTCGGCCGCTTTTACCCTTTAGTAAACAGCAGTTAAAGAAATATGCTTTGCAGCATCATCTTAAGTGGTATGAGGATAAGACAAATAAGGACTTGAACATTCAACGGAATCGATTTCGGCATGCGATAATTCCAATGCTTGAAGAAGAGAATCCTCAGTTGCTTTCTCACCTTGAAAGCTATCATCAACAGTTAATGGATCTCCTTGCCTGGCGTGATCAAGAAGTGGCAGATCAATTAGCAGCATGTGTTGATCAACAAGGAAGGATGATCCTGGCAAGATTATTGCAAAATAAGGAAATCATTCGAAAAGAAATTTTACGACAATGGTTTAATCAACAAGGAATATATGATATTAAGGACCAGCAACTTGATGAACTGCTGCAGATCCTAGAAAACGAGCAAAAGCCACAGCAAATCATTGAGTTGCCGCATCGATATATTCTTGAGAAAGCCTACGCTACTTGTGTGTTAAAAAAATTGGATAATCCGCTTGAGAACCTACAAAAGCCCCAAGATCATGTGATAAAATTGGAACAATGGTATCAAGTAGATCCAATAAACTTAATGGCAGTGTCAGCTGAAAAGTCGTTTTTCAATGATGAAGAGCAGGTAGTTTTGCAATGGCTTGCTCCAGATCAATTTCCGCTGCGTCTACGACAATGGCGACAAAAAGATCGTATTCGCTTAAAAAATGGTCATCACCAGTTAGTCAAGCGGGTCCTAATTGACCAAAAAGTTTCCCGAAAACAGCGTGACCAGCAAATGGTCCTAGTTGATGCGCATGACGAGGTCGTCTGGATAGTTAACCGAAAGTGGAGTTGGTTTGAACGGCCAACCGGCTATCAGCAGACATGTCGGTCATGTTTTATTGGAATAAAAAATAAGGAGAAGAAGGTAAATGAATAA
- a CDS encoding S1 domain-containing RNA-binding protein, which produces MAIEVGAKVSGKVSGITNFGAFVDLDDNQTGLVHISQISDKYIKDVHDVLAVGDEVTAKVTRIGDDGKIALSIKAAAPREHQDHHENNHHRENNHRDFHHERNNNFRGHNDNFRGGFSGRHHNSHQHEDFNDMLAGYLKESESRLSTLKRQTDGKRGGRGGRRS; this is translated from the coding sequence ATGGCAATTGAAGTTGGAGCAAAGGTTTCAGGTAAAGTTTCAGGAATCACTAATTTTGGTGCATTCGTTGATTTAGATGATAATCAGACAGGGCTAGTACACATCAGTCAAATCTCTGATAAATATATCAAGGATGTTCATGATGTATTGGCTGTCGGGGATGAAGTTACAGCAAAAGTAACACGGATTGGTGATGACGGTAAGATTGCTCTTTCAATCAAGGCCGCAGCTCCTCGTGAACATCAAGATCATCATGAAAATAACCATCATCGTGAAAATAATCACCGTGATTTTCACCACGAACGGAATAATAATTTCCGTGGTCACAATGATAACTTCCGTGGTGGTTTTAGTGGTCGTCACCACAACAGTCACCAACACGAAGACTTTAATGACATGTTAGCTGGCTATTTAAAAGAAAGCGAATCACGTTTATCTACTTTGAAACGTCAAACTGATGGTAAGCGTGGCGGCCGTGGTGGTCGGCGGAGCTAA
- a CDS encoding FtsB family cell division protein, with the protein MKGQSDSKVSQLNTPYARQVSNQKTYNRHVHKRRCQRIIAVFLVIFLIFGIQIFQSKRTLADINGNIRQAQSQLTKQKQKNQQLQRQIKMLHNPEYIQQVIRAKYNYSKKGEIIYNLN; encoded by the coding sequence ATGAAAGGACAATCTGATAGCAAAGTTTCACAATTAAATACCCCATATGCCCGCCAGGTTTCGAATCAAAAAACATATAATCGGCATGTGCATAAGCGCCGTTGTCAGCGGATTATTGCCGTTTTTTTGGTTATATTCTTAATCTTTGGAATTCAGATATTTCAAAGCAAACGGACATTAGCAGATATTAATGGCAATATTCGACAAGCACAATCACAATTAACAAAACAAAAACAAAAGAATCAACAACTACAACGTCAGATTAAAATGTTGCATAATCCCGAATATATTCAGCAGGTTATCCGTGCTAAGTATAATTACTCTAAGAAGGGCGAGATAATCTATAATTTGAACTAA
- a CDS encoding RNA-binding S4 domain-containing protein, which translates to MRLDKFLKVSRIIKRRSIAKEIADQGRILINGQPAKSSSRVAVGDTLTIKFGNKTETVKINRIVETTKKSEAEDMYEIVDETYAESFDQL; encoded by the coding sequence ATGAGATTAGATAAATTTTTAAAAGTATCACGGATTATTAAACGTCGATCAATTGCTAAGGAAATCGCGGATCAAGGACGGATCTTAATTAATGGTCAACCAGCAAAATCATCCAGTCGGGTAGCGGTTGGTGATACTTTAACAATTAAGTTTGGTAATAAGACAGAAACAGTTAAGATTAATCGGATTGTTGAAACGACGAAAAAGAGTGAAGCGGAAGATATGTATGAAATTGTTGATGAAACTTACGCGGAATCCTTTGACCAACTATAA